CAACGCGACGAGGCACGCGGCCAGCAGCACCGCCTGGACGACGACGAGTGCCGACGATCCGCCGTCGGCCGCGGCACCAACGTCCGCGGCCGGGCCGCCCGCCGCCCGCCCGGCACCGGTCACCCGCGCGAGCAGGTCCCAGAGACTCAGCGGCCCCGCCGACCGGGTGAGGCCGAAGTGCAGGGCGGCGGTCCACCCGTCGCGGTCCCACAGCAGGGCGGGCACCGTCCACACGAGCCACGTCACGACCGTGCCGGCGACCAGCCGCACCGGCGAGGTCCGCCGGCGGAGGGACACCGCGACGACCGCCGCGACGACCGCCAGCGGCCACGCCGCCAGCGCCACCGCCGTGCCGAACGCGACGCCCGCGAGGACCCCCCGGCCGCGCCGCCGGGCGACGAGCCCGAGCACGACGGCCGCGACGGCGAGCATCCCCGTGCCCGTGAACGCCTGGACGACGACGGCGGGGGAGAGGGCCATGAGCAGCGCGTCCCACGGCCGGTCGCCCGCGAGGGAGACGACCCCCGCGACCGCCGCGAGCCACGCCGCCGAGAGAAGCACAGCTGTGACAGCGAAGACGAAGGTGGCGTCCGCCGTGGCGGGCAGACCGACGGCGTCCCACACCGCGCCGACGATCGCGCCGAGGAGCTCGACGACCCAGTGGAACACGCCCGCTGCCGGCGGGTACGCGAGCAGACCGGAGTCCCCGCCGACCATCCAGCCGGCGGCGTAGGGGACGTCCCCGCGGACGCCCGGGGTGCCGTGGAGCGCGAGGATGTCGGAGTAGCACGCGGCGGTGTACTGGCGGTTGCCGGACCAGTCGAGGACCGCGCCGGCGTCCGTGAGCGTCGAGCGCGTGCACGGGGCCTTCTGGAGCCAGGCGAGGCCGAGGACCGCCGCCGCGACGGCGAGGATGACCCGGGAGGGCGTCCACCAGCGGGCCCGGCCGATGAGGGCGTGCCGGCCGGGCGGGCCGCCGATGAGGTCGACGACGCCGCGCGCCGCCGGTTCCGTCTCCGAGGGGAGGACCCGGCGGTCACGGACCGAGGCGGTGCGCGGGGCAGTCAGGGTGGTCGTGCCGGTCGCGCCGGTCGCGGTACTCACGGCGGTCGCTCCGGTCGCGGGGGAGGCGGGGGGTGGACTCGTCACGGCCGGGGTCCTTCCGGGTCAGGGGCCGCGCCGGACGTCAGCGGGTGACGGCCGGCCGACCACGGGTCACTGAGAGGGGGACGACGACGCGACTACGGGTTGACGAGGTCGTTGAGCAGCTGGCCGAGGTCCGGTGCCGCCGGGGCGGGCGCCGGGGCCGGGGCGGGCGCGGGCGCGGGGGCCGGCGCCTGCTGCGGGGCGGGCGCCCCACCGCCGCCACCGCCGCCGGTTCCGCCGCCACCGGTTCCACCGGCGCCGCCGGGCGTGCCCGCTCCGGCGCCACCGTCGTCGGTCCCGGCACCGCCACCGGTGCCCGCGCCGCCGCCGGTGTCGGCCGCGCCGCCGCCCGTGCCGGACGAGGTCCCGCCGCCGGACGTCGAGCCCGTGCCGGACGAGGACCCGCCCGAGGACGAGCCCGTCCCGGAGGAGGAGCCGCCCGACGACGACCCGGAGCCGGAGGACGACCCGCCGGAGGACGAGGACGACCCGCCCTCCTGGCCGAAGTACTCGACGTCCTGCCCCTCGAGGGCGGTGTCCATGACGGACTTCCAGATGTCCGAGGGCAGGCTCGAGCCGTACATGCTCGTGCCGTTGTAGAACAGCGGCTGGTTGTTGATGTCGCCGACCCACACCGCGGTCGCGAGCTGCGGCGTGGAGCCGATCATCCAGGCGTCCTTGTTCTGGCCGCTGTTGCCGAGCTGCGCGGTACCGGTCTTCGCGGCGGAGGGCCGCCCGCCGGCGAGACTGTGCCCGCGGGAGTACGCGGCGATGGGGGCCATCGTCTGCGTCACGGAGTCCGCGACGTCGGGGTCGATGACCTGCGTGCCCTTGATGTCGCTGTTGTCGAGCAGCACCTGGCCGTCACTCGTCTCGACCTTCTCGACGAAGTGCGCGGGGTGGAACATGCCGGAGTCCGAGAGCGTCGCCAGGGCGGAGGCCATGTCGAGCGGGCGGGACTGGTACATGCCCAGGGTGATGCCCTCGAACGGCGGGGCGTCGGGCTCCGTGAGCGTCTTGCCGATGCCCGGGAGCTCCTCGGCGACGCCGAGCCGGTGCGCCATGTCCGCGACGTCCTGCGGGCCGCCCTTGAGGTCGCGGGTGAGGCGGATGAAGCTGGTGTTGAGCGACCGCTTGAGGGCCTCGGCGAGGCTGCAGTTGCCGCAGCTCTCGCCCTCGACGTTGTTGACCGTCGTCCCGCCGGTCGTGACGGGGGAGGAGTCGTACGTGGCGTAGGGGGAGATGCCCTGGTCGATCGCCGCCGCGAGGGCGAAGATCTTGAACGTCGACCCGGTCTGGAGCCCGGCGTTCGCGAAGTCGTACCCGTTCGGGTCGTCCCCGCCGTAGTAGGCGCGGATGCCGCCGCTCTTCGGGTCGACCGAGACGACCGCCGAGCGGACCGAGTCCGGCTCCCCCTCCATCCGGCTGTGGACCTGGTCCACGGCCGCGGCCTGGGCCTTCGGGTCGATCGTCGTCGTGATCTTGAGACCGCCGGTGTTCACGGCCGTCTCGCTGATCCCGGCGGCGCTGAGCTCGGAGAGGACCTGGGACTTGATGAGCCCGTTCGTCCCCTCGGCCACGGAGCCGTCGTCGACGGTGGACGGGTCGATGACCTGCGGGTACACGGCGGTCTCGCGGTGCTGCCGGTCGATCGCGCCCTCGGTGACCATCCCGTCCATGACGTAGTTCCAGCGCTCCTCCGCCGCCGGGCGGTTGGTCCACGGGTCCAGGGCCGACGGCCGCTGGATCGACGACGCGAGGACCGCGCCCTCCTCCGGGGTGAGCTGCTCGATGGGCTTGCCGAAGTAGGCCTTCGCCGCCGCACCGATGCCGTAGGCGTTCCGGCCGAAGTAGATGGTGTTGAGGTAGGCCTCGAGGATGTCGTCCTTCGACCACTCGCGGGCCATCTTCGCGGAGACGACGAGCTCCTTCGCCTTACGGGTGAGGCTCGACTCGTTGCCGACGACGGCGTTCTTCACGTACTGCTGCGTGATCGTCGACCCGCCGCCCGCGCCTTCCCGGCCGAGGATCTGGCCGACCGCCGCGCGGGCGTACCCGGTGACGGAGAACCCGGGGTTCGAGTAGAAGTCCCGGTCCTCGGCGGCGAGCACCGCCTGACGCACCGGCATCGGGACCTGGTCGAGGTCGACGTTCTGCCGGTTGCCTTCGGGCGGCACGATCCGCGCGAGCTCGGTGTTCGAGTCCGACGCGTAGATGTGCGAGATCTGGTTCGTCACGAGCTCCTCCGGCTCGGGGACCTTCGTCACCGCGTAGGCGGCGAAGAACGCCACGAGGGGGACGATGATGAGGACCGCGATGACGGCGGTGCCGATGGTCAGCAGACGGCGCCACAGCGGCGTCTTCTTGCGTGTCCTCCGGCGGGGCTTCACCGGCGTCTGGCCGCTGCGGGAGTGGTTCGCGGAGGGCGTTCTTCCGTTACTCAACTAGCTGGTCTTCCTGTCGGTGACAGTCTCGGTCTCCACCGGCGGCGCCGGCGACGGTGGCGGCCGCTCCCGGGGAACGGACCGCCGACGGTGCGGCTGAGGACGGGGGTGGCACAGGTGGCCCACCTCAACGCCCGTCGGACCGGGGGAGGGGAACCGTCCCGGGCGGGGGACCCGGGGCGGCTCCGGCGCACGTCCCGGCACCTCAGTCGCACTCTGTGCCCCATTACACTACGCGCAGTGCACGGTCCTCCCCATAATTCGACGCACCGGTCCGCGCGCCGTTCGGGTGCAACCGTGCCACTCCGGGCCCCGGGGATGACTCCGTGGAGGGGTCCCGACGCCCCGCTCCGCGGTCCCGCCACCGTCGCCGCGGCGGGCCGCTGACGGGCGGCGTCGACCCCTCCCGGGAGACCCCCGCCGGCCACCGACCGTCCCCGACCGCCCCCGCGACCGGGGGACGCCCGGCCCCGCGACTTGATCGGTACACGTCGTCGACTTGATCGGTACACCGCCCACCGGAGCCCGCGACCTGGCCTGATCCGCCGGGCGGCGGGTTAGCGTCGCGCCCATGACCGACTCGAACCCGTCCCCAGCCCGACCGTCCGACCCGTCCGCCGGCGCGTCCCCCGACGCCGCCACCGGTGCCTCCTCCCGCAGCAGCGCGGGGGCCGCCGGGGTGCGCGTCGCGATCGTCGGCCTCGGGAACTGCGCGACCTCCCTCATCCAGGGCATCCACTACTACCGCGACGCCGACGTCGACCAGGACGTGCCCGGCCTCATGCACGTGAAGTTCGGTGACTACCACGTCCGGGACGTGCACGTCGCCGCCGCCTTCGACGTCGACGCCGACAAGGTCGGCAAGGACGTCGCCGACGCCACCCGCTCCGGCCAGAACTGCACGGTGACGATCTGCGAGGTCCCCGAGACCGGCGTCACCGTCCAGCGCGGGCGCACCCTCGACGGCCTCGGCACGTACTACCGGCAGACCATCGAGGAGTCCGCCGAGCCCGAGGTCGACGTCATCGCGGCGCTGAAGGAGGCGGAGATCGACGTCGTCGTCAGCTACCTGCCCGTCGGCTCCGAGGAGGCCGACAAGTACTACGCGCAGTGCGCGATCGACGCCGGCTGCGCCTTCGTCAACGCCCTGCCCGTGTTCATCGCCAGCGACCCGGAGTGGGCGCAGAAGTTCGTCGACGCGGGCCTGCCGATCGTCGGCGACGACATCAAGAGCCAGGTCGGCGCGACGATCACCCACCGCGTCCTCGCGAAGCTCTTCGAGGACCGCGGCGTCCACCTCGACCGGACGATGCAGCTCAACGTCGGCGGCAACATGGACTTCAAGAACATGCTCGAACGCGAGCGCCTGGAGTCGAAGAAGATCTCCAAGACCCGCGCGGTGACGAGCAACGTCCAGCATCAGTTCGCCGACCGTGACGTCCACATCGGCCCGTCGGACTACGTCCCGTGGCTCGACGACCGGAAGTGGGCCTACGTGCGCCTCGAGGGCACCGCCTTCGGCGACGTGCCGCTGAGCCTGGAGTACAAGCTCGAGGTCTGGGACTCGCCGAACTCCGCCGGGATCATCATCGACGCCATCCGCGCGGCGAAGATCGCCCTCGACCGGGGCCACGCCGGGCCGGTCGAGGCGGCGTCGAGCTACCTCATGAAGTCCCCGCCCGTGCAGCTGGCCGACGACGTCGCCCGCGAGCGCCTCGAGGGCTTCATCTCCGGACGGTAGGCGACCCAGGTCACACCCGGTGGCCGGGCGCGCTGGTCACCGGCCCCGGGTGCGACGCACGTTAGTATCAAAGAATAATTTTGGGTACCTTAAAGTCATGACTTCGACCCCCTCAGAGATCGCGAAACGGCTGCGCCCGGCCCTGACGCGGCTCTACCTCCTCTACTTCCGCCAGGCCACGCACTCCCGCATCAGCATGGCCCAGCTGTCGATCATGATGAACCTCGGCGAACAGGGGCCGCTGCGGATCAGCCAGATCGCCGCCACGGAGTCCATCCGGATGCCCACCGCCTCCAACGCGGTCAACCAGCTGGAGACGATGGGCCTCGTCACGCGGGTCCGGGACGTCAGCGACCGGCGCGGGGTCCGGGTGAAGCTCACCGAGGAGGGCATCCAGGAGCTCCGCAGGATCGGGGAGGAGCGCGACGAGCAGCTCACGCACCTCATCGCGGGCCTCGACCCCGACGAGCTCGCGTTCGTCGAGCAGGCCTCCCCGGTCATCGACCTCATCCTCGAGCGCTACCAGCACTACATCAGCCACGACGTCGAGGGGTCCGCCGCCGCCGGGCACACCGCGACCGGGGCCGTGTCCGGTGCCGCGGGCGGGGCCGGCGGGTCCGGGTCCGACGCCACGGCCGCCGCGGGGTCGGGCACCCCGTCCGGGTCCGGGTCGGACGCCGCCACCGACACCACGTCCGGCCCCGCACCCCACTCCCGGTGACCCGCCCCACGCCCCGCCGCACCCGGCCGGGCTCGCGGCGTCGTTCCCACCCGGTTGCCCCCGACGACCGAACGGGTTCGCTCACGGCCCGTGAGGGGCCATACTGTTCCCGACACCCCCGACACCCCCGACACGTCGAGTTGAACAGTGGAGAATTGCCATGAGTAGCGAAGCGACCACCGCCGACCCCCGGTCGCCGCGCCCCCTGCGGATCCTCGTCACCTGGCGTCCCGAGTCCACGGGCACCGAGTGCGCCGACTACGCCGCCTGGCTCGCGCGGACCCAGCCCGTGGTCGTGCGCACCGTCACCGTCATCTCCCGGGTGTGGTCCCCCCAGCCGAACGGGCGGACGAACAGCGACTTCGAACGGTGGCTCGCCGCCGAGTCCACGGCCTGCGCCGCGAGCGCGCGCGACGCCCTCCGCGCCGCCGGGGTCCCCGCGTCGATGATCGACCCCGACCAGCCGTCCGTCGTCGAGATCGACCACTCCGAGACCACCGCGCTCATCTCCGCGGCGGAGGACTTCGACGCGGACCTCATGCTCCTCGGCTCCCACCCCGCCGCCCCCCGCGGCCGCTTCCGCATCGGCTCGACGGCGGACGCGCTGCTCCACTGCGCACCCCTGCCCCTCGGCCTCGCCCCCCGGCAGCCGAAACTCTCCAAACGGGGCGTGACCAGGGTCAACTGCTCCTACGTGGACACCGAGCAGTCCCACCAGGCGCTCCGGCACGCCGCCGACCTCGCCCACCGGTGGGGGGTGCCGCTCCGGCTCGTGGCGTTCAGCCCCCGGGGGGCGACGATGTACCCGACCGAGGTCTCGTTCGACGAGAGCTCCGACATGATGGTCGAGTGGCGCGAACAGGCCCTCGCCCTCCTCGACCGCGGCCGCGACCGGGCGCTCGAACGCCACGGTGACCTGCACGTCCTCACGGAGACCGGCAGCGGGTACGGCTGGTCCGGGGCGATGAACGCGCTGAAGTGGAAGAAGGGCGACCTGCTCGTCCTCGGGTCGTCCGTGCTGGGCGACTTCAACCGGGTGTTCATCGGCCCGTCGACGAACCAGATCGTGCGGCACAGCCCCGCGCCGGTGCTCATCAGCCCGGTGTGACAGGGGGCTCAGGGGCTCGCCGGCGTGCCCGGCCGGCGTGCGACAGCCCGGTGTGACAGGGGCGGTGGGGTGCGGGTGGGGCGGGGAGTACCCTCGGCCGTGCCATGCCACACGATCCACGCACCGCCGACGAACCGTTGCCACGCCGCTCCAGCGATGAGCTCGCGGCCGACCCCCTGCTCCGCCTCGACTACGAGACCGCCCGGCGGAACAGCCGCCAGGCCTGGGCACTCGCGGTC
The sequence above is drawn from the Corynebacterium bovis DSM 20582 = CIP 54.80 genome and encodes:
- a CDS encoding universal stress protein, translating into MSSEATTADPRSPRPLRILVTWRPESTGTECADYAAWLARTQPVVVRTVTVISRVWSPQPNGRTNSDFERWLAAESTACAASARDALRAAGVPASMIDPDQPSVVEIDHSETTALISAAEDFDADLMLLGSHPAAPRGRFRIGSTADALLHCAPLPLGLAPRQPKLSKRGVTRVNCSYVDTEQSHQALRHAADLAHRWGVPLRLVAFSPRGATMYPTEVSFDESSDMMVEWREQALALLDRGRDRALERHGDLHVLTETGSGYGWSGAMNALKWKKGDLLVLGSSVLGDFNRVFIGPSTNQIVRHSPAPVLISPV
- a CDS encoding MarR family winged helix-turn-helix transcriptional regulator yields the protein MTSTPSEIAKRLRPALTRLYLLYFRQATHSRISMAQLSIMMNLGEQGPLRISQIAATESIRMPTASNAVNQLETMGLVTRVRDVSDRRGVRVKLTEEGIQELRRIGEERDEQLTHLIAGLDPDELAFVEQASPVIDLILERYQHYISHDVEGSAAAGHTATGAVSGAAGGAGGSGSDATAAAGSGTPSGSGSDAATDTTSGPAPHSR
- a CDS encoding transglycosylase domain-containing protein, whose protein sequence is MSNGRTPSANHSRSGQTPVKPRRRTRKKTPLWRRLLTIGTAVIAVLIIVPLVAFFAAYAVTKVPEPEELVTNQISHIYASDSNTELARIVPPEGNRQNVDLDQVPMPVRQAVLAAEDRDFYSNPGFSVTGYARAAVGQILGREGAGGGSTITQQYVKNAVVGNESSLTRKAKELVVSAKMAREWSKDDILEAYLNTIYFGRNAYGIGAAAKAYFGKPIEQLTPEEGAVLASSIQRPSALDPWTNRPAAEERWNYVMDGMVTEGAIDRQHRETAVYPQVIDPSTVDDGSVAEGTNGLIKSQVLSELSAAGISETAVNTGGLKITTTIDPKAQAAAVDQVHSRMEGEPDSVRSAVVSVDPKSGGIRAYYGGDDPNGYDFANAGLQTGSTFKIFALAAAIDQGISPYATYDSSPVTTGGTTVNNVEGESCGNCSLAEALKRSLNTSFIRLTRDLKGGPQDVADMAHRLGVAEELPGIGKTLTEPDAPPFEGITLGMYQSRPLDMASALATLSDSGMFHPAHFVEKVETSDGQVLLDNSDIKGTQVIDPDVADSVTQTMAPIAAYSRGHSLAGGRPSAAKTGTAQLGNSGQNKDAWMIGSTPQLATAVWVGDINNQPLFYNGTSMYGSSLPSDIWKSVMDTALEGQDVEYFGQEGGSSSSSGGSSSGSGSSSGGSSSGTGSSSGGSSSGTGSTSGGGTSSGTGGGAADTGGGAGTGGGAGTDDGGAGAGTPGGAGGTGGGGTGGGGGGGAPAPQQAPAPAPAPAPAPAPAPAAPDLGQLLNDLVNP
- a CDS encoding inositol-3-phosphate synthase translates to MTDSNPSPARPSDPSAGASPDAATGASSRSSAGAAGVRVAIVGLGNCATSLIQGIHYYRDADVDQDVPGLMHVKFGDYHVRDVHVAAAFDVDADKVGKDVADATRSGQNCTVTICEVPETGVTVQRGRTLDGLGTYYRQTIEESAEPEVDVIAALKEAEIDVVVSYLPVGSEEADKYYAQCAIDAGCAFVNALPVFIASDPEWAQKFVDAGLPIVGDDIKSQVGATITHRVLAKLFEDRGVHLDRTMQLNVGGNMDFKNMLERERLESKKISKTRAVTSNVQHQFADRDVHIGPSDYVPWLDDRKWAYVRLEGTAFGDVPLSLEYKLEVWDSPNSAGIIIDAIRAAKIALDRGHAGPVEAASSYLMKSPPVQLADDVARERLEGFISGR